The DNA sequence AAACAAAGCCCGGCTGCTCAATCATTCCGCTGCAAGAAGCACATAAGCTCAAAACCAACAAAACAGGTAAAAAAAATCTTTTTTTCATAAAAGACCTCCTACCTATCTTGTATGTTTTTTTTAGCCTTTATAGTAAAATTTTAAAATATTTCTTAAAATCCAATAAGTTTTTTTGAGATACCCTAAATTCTTGTAATTACAGACTCAAAGGGACGTAAAATCTTCTGTTGAGGATTAAAGTTTCTATAATTAAATAGAATCGGGAGGCCTCTGACCTCTTCCCTTATCTTCTGAACCTTGCCTGACATATTGGAAACAATAAAAAAAGTTTTATCGTCTTTTTTGCGGTAATATGCAAAAATATCCTTTCCCAAATCGACAAATTCTATATCGCCTGACTGCAAAGCTTCTTCCTCATTTCTTAAGGCTATCAGTTTCTTATAATAATTAAAGCAGGAATCAGGCTCGGATAGGTTCTTTTTTACATTTATCTCTTTATATTTTTCGTTAAGCCGGAGCCAAGGCTTTACGGTACAAAAGCCCCCGTTTTCGGAATCATCCCAAGGTATGGGAGTTCTTGCATGATCTCGGGCATAGTTCATGGTCATTTTAAAGGCCCGTTTTTTACCGAATTTAAGACGGCGGAGAGTGTCATAAATATTCTTTGTGGCTATATCGTCAATTTCATCCATGCTTTTAAAATCGGTATTGGTAAGCCCGATTTCCTGCCCTTGATAAATAAAGGGGGTTCCTTTTTGGGTTAAAAGCACGGTTGCAAGCATTTTGACGCTTTCTTTGTAGTATTTTCCCTCATCCCCAAACCTCGAAACGGAACGTACCTGATCGTGATTTTCAAAGAAAAGAGGAGTCCACGGCATTTTAGTCTGCCATTTTTTTAAGATTTTAATCATTCGGAAAGGTTTATATTTCCGTTTAAAAACCGGAATTTGAAACCAGCAGTCCACCCCCGTGTGGTGTTCAAAAGGAAAAACAAGAGTCAATTCGTCCTGAATAAAATCTTTAGCTTCTTCTAAAGAAACGTCCATAGTTTCTCCCACCGTAAAAGCATTGTAAGGTTTTAGGACATCTCTATTTAATTCTTTTAGAATATCGTGGCAGCCCTTTTGAGAAAGATAAAACTCTTTGCCTGTTTTAATCCTTCTTTTTTTTGCATCCTCATAAGAAGTTTTATAAATACAGTTTATAACATCGCAGCGGAAACCGGCGACTCCCATATCCAGCCAAAACTTCAATATCTTTTTTACTTCTTCAATAACCGCGGGATTGTTATAGTTTAGATCCGGCTGGTTTTCAGTAAAAAGGTGAAGATAATAGAGTCCGTTTTCTTCGCAATACTTCCATGCAGAACCCAAAAAAAGGCTGTCCCAGTTATTGGGGGGCAGTTTTTTACCCTTTACAAGCCTAGGTTCTTTCCAAACATAATAATTATGGTAGGGAGATTCTGGATTTTTGGACTCGATAAACCACCTATGCTGATCGCTTGTATGGTTTATAATCAAGTCCATCACAATCTTTATATCCAGTTTATCCGCTTCTTTTAATAGAGCCTTAAAGTCGTCCATGGTGCCGAATTTGGGGTTGATATCGCAATAATCGGAAACATCATAGCCGTTATCATAATCGGAGGATGCTGTTACGGGAGAAAGCCAAATTGCCCCTATACCCAGTTCCTTTAAATAAGGCAATTTTGAGATAATACCCTGAATATCTCCCATCCCGTCATCGTTTGCATCACAAAAACTTCTGGGATATATCTGATAAAAAACCCTTTTATTCCACCATTCCATACATCTTCTCCTAAATGAATTTTATCTAACTTATATTCTAATTGTTTTTTATTATTTGTCTATATTTAATGGATATATATTTCAAAAAGATATAGTTAATAGATAAAGAATATACGGGCTCTTGACAGTATGTATATTGTAGTATAGTATGGCCGTATAAACACTTGCAAAAAGTTTTTATAAGGAGTTATGATAAACAGTTCGGCAGAAATTCAGCCTCACTGTTTATCTGACGAGTTTTGTACATAGGGTACAAAACATCGCATTATTGTATGTAGTTTTGCATAAAGCAAAACTACTTGAAAAAACTTTTTTCAGGATTTGATAATCCTTACAAAAAGTTTTTATAAGGAGTTATTAATGAAAAATAAAAAAATTTTTACAGTTGTACTTTTGTTGGCTGTGTCCGCTTTGTTGTTTACTTCTTGTGCTTTTAAAATGAATGCTGCACAAAAAGCACATTATGAAAAGTTTATAAACGCGCTTGAGAATGAATTAAAAACTAGACATATACCTGCAGGAGCTGTTATAGACATGCTTGCAGAAATTAATACTGAAGCCCTTGCATTAAATTATAAAATTGTGGATAAAAAACCCGGCACAGATATCTCAAAAGGTACTAAAGCAGCCGAATTAAGAAAACGCTTTGTACCCAAGAAGATAAAGTAACTGCAAAACCTGTTTTTTATCAAGCAAAGTTTTATCCCCATCGGAAGATTCCATCCTCCGATGGGGCTTTTTTTTTCTTCCTGAGCCGCCGTTTACCTCAGCAGTACCGGCTATTTCATAAATTTTCTTCTAAAAGATTACAAGGGGACTTGACAGATGGTATGGTATGGTATAGTATAGCTACTAGACACTTGCAAAGTTTTTAAGAAGAGCGGAATTTTTCTTAAAGGCTTTAACTAAAAATATTTAGGTGTCTATAAGGAGATATTAATGAAAAATAAAAAAATTTTTACAGTTGTACTTTTGTTGGCTGTGTCCGCTTTGTTGTTTACTTCTTGTGCTTTTAAAATGAATACTGAACAAAAAGCTTTTTATGAAAGTTTTATAAGTGTACTTGAAACAGAGGCAAAAGCAAATGAGATATCTGCAGCTGAGGTAACAGCAGGACTGGCTTTAGTTAATGGTGAAGCCAATAAGTTAAATTTTAAAATTGTGGATAAAAAAGAAGGCAAAGCTATCGCAAAAAATACTGGTGCAGCTGAATTAAGAAAACGCTTCGTACCCAAGAAAAAGTAAATTTAACTTCAAAGCCTGTTTTTAATCAGGTAAAGTTTTATCCCCATCGGAAGATTCCGCCCTCCGATGGGGCTTTTTTTTACTTCCTGAGCCTGACTCCCTCAATATCCGAGCTGAACAGCTCTCTCAAATCGTTTAAGCCAAGGGCCATAAGGGCCATTCGGTCAATGCCTATTCCCCAAGCCAATACGGGGACATCAACCCCCATCGTTCTGGATACTTCGGGGCGGAGGATGCCTGAGCCGCCAAGCTCGAACCAGCCTAAAACGGGGTGTTTTATATGCACTTCAATCGAAGGTTCGGTAAAGGGGAAGTAGCCGCCGACATATTTTACCTCGGTAGCACCGGCTATTTCGACGGCAAACATTTTGAGGATGCCCAACAAGGTTTTTAAATTAACCTCATTGCCTAAAACTATTCCTTCGGTTTGATAAAAGTCGGAGAGGTGGGTAGCATCCACCTTATCGTACCGGAAACATCGGGCTATGCCGAAATATTTGCCCGGTATTTTAGCCTTTGCAAGCTGATGGGCTGAAAGAACCGTGCCTTGACTTCTAAGCAAGAGGCGTTTTGTAAAATTCCTGTCAAAAGAATAATTCCAGCCTCGGCTTCCTGTATTTCCGCCTGTCTCATGGACTTCGGCAACGCGGGATAAAAATGGCTCTTCAATGCTCTTTGCATGAGTCGGATTTTTTATGTAGTAAACGTCATGAATATCGCGGGCTGCATGGAATTGGGGCATAAAAAGAGCGTCCGAGTTCCAAAAATCGGTTTCTACGAGAGGGCCGTCAAATTCTTCAAAGCCCAAACCTACGAGCTTGTCCTTTACTCCCTCCAAAAAGTCGCAATAGGGATTGGTTCTTCCCGAAATTATACGGGCAGGCGGAAGATTTATATTGTAGCTTCTAAATGTTTGATTTTTCCAGCTACCGGTTTTTAAGCTCTCGGCTGTAAGCTGTCCCGTTTCATCGCCTGTAATGCCCTCTGCTTCAAGCTCTTTTTGAATGGAAGGAACATCGTCAGTAAACCCGTAAACAACCGAATCCCGCTCTACAATCTTATAGGGGCTGTCGGCTGCTCCGCGTTTTTTTGCAATTGAGTTGATAATCTCGCGTTCTTCATCATCAAGATCTTCCTCGGCTATGATATGGCCTGCGGTTTTAAGGCCTTTTTTCAACAATTCGGTAATTATTTTAAAGCGTTTTGATTGCGGTTCTTGCACAAAGGAAGCCTTTTTTTCTTCATTCATCTTGACGGCACCTTCTTTTGAAAGAACGCCGAAGGCCGAACCTACATCCTTATTTTCCAAATTAAGGGCTTCAGCAATTTCGGGAAGTTTCAGTTCGCCTTTTTCTTTTAAAAGCTGTAAAATTCTTTGTTCCGGAGTGCCTCGTTCGGCAAAATCTGTTCCGATATTTGTAAGCTCAAAAAATATGTGCTTTTTGCGGTCGGTTTCTTTTATTAAGCCCTTCATTTTAAGCCACGAAAAAACCTGATTTGCATGGCCTTCTTTATACGAAAGTTTAAGCTCAAGTTTTTTGTTATCAAGATACTCGCCTATTTTAAAATTTTTTAAAACCTTAATCTCAAGAGGATGAAGATTTTTGATAATGCTTTTAATATCCATATTTTGCTCCGAAATTCATCTAAAAAGATAGAGGATTATAGCACATTTTCAATTCTTTGTACACAATTCGGATTATATAATTTTTTAGGGCTTTACAAAAAATCTTACTTATTATATAATGTTATGTCGGTTGTGTGCTAAATAATTTGACCTAAAAAACCGATAAAAGAAAGACAGTACCTTTAATTTTTGAAATTTTAATTTGTATTTTTTATTATTTAATTATGGTATAGTCAAAAGAGGAGTTTAAAGTGTCAAGAACACGAACATATAAACGGGCAGAAAACAACTTGGTACGCTATTTTAATGAGCTTTTTAAGGCTTTTTGTACAAGCGTATCTAAGGGTGTAATGAAATTCATCAACGGCGGACGCAAAAAACTTACCGTAATGGTTGTTCCGCATTCTCAAAAAAGGGTTGTAAATTTTCAGGCAAGTATTTTTTCGATTGTTTTTGTTTCGGTTTTGCTTGTAGGTATTTTAGCTTCATTTTTTTGGTTTGCAGCCGAATCTGTAGCTTCAGCCAGAAAACTGGCCAACCTAAAGGAAGAAACACGTAAAACTCAAGCCAGTCTTAATGTTCTAAAAAATGAAACAAATGACCTTTTAAAAAATGCAAAGAATTTTCAATCTACTCTTTCTTCTACACTAACATCTTTGGGTTTACAGTCCATTATGGAAACAGGTGCAGAAAACGATGATTCAAGCGACCTTTCACTCCTGTTTAATGTCCAAGAACAGGCCCAAGGAACGGCAAGAGAAGTAAGCGAGCTAAAAAAACTTTCAGCCTATTTACAGGACACCATTCAACCCGTACAGGAAATGGCAAAACTGATGGACACTCAAACAGCCCTCTTTTCGGATATTCCGAGTCTTTGGCCCATTAAGGGCGGTATCGGGCATATCACGATGGCCTTCGGGCAAAACCGTCATCCTTTTACCGGCCAATGGTATATTCATACCGGTATAGACCTTGCAACAGGCCGCTCAGGCGACCCGATTATGGCTACGGCTGACGGACAGGTTATTACGGTAGAAACTGATTCAGGCTGGGGTAACTACATTATTATTAAGCATAAGCATGGTTTTTTTACAAGATACGCTCACCTAAGCTCATTTAGAGTTACACGAGGACAGCATGTACAAAAGGGACAGGTAATAGGCTACATAGGCAATACAGGTATATCTACCGGCCCCCACTTGCACTATGAGGTTCACATAGGTTCCGACGTTGTCGATCCTATGAAATATCTTAACATAAAGAATACCGGAAGAAAAAAATAGTCATGGCTGATTTTATTGACGATATTTCCATAAACACAATCATAGGCCCGGGAAGCTTTGTAAACGGAAGTTTAAGTGTACCCGGATTTTTACGTGTAGACGGAGATATAAACGGAGACATAAAAACCCCCGGAAGAGTTATAATTGCAGAAAATGCAAGAGTACGAGGAAATATACATGCCAAGTCGATAACCATAGGCGGAATGGTTCAAGGCGATGTTATAGCTCCGGAAAGCGTGGTCGTCCTGTCAACAGGCCTTATTTTGGGCTCGGTTTTGACAAAAAAAATACGCTTAGATGATGATGTATTTTTACACGGCTACTGCTTTGCCGTAGATAATCAGGCCGAATTTGAAAAGGCGGAAAAAGAATACAAAAATAGGCAGGGCCTTGCGGCTTCTGCTCTTGTACATTCCAGGTGAGGTTAAATTATGGGAAACTCCGTGGATACAAGCAACTATGTTTCCGCTCTTAATACCGCCGCACCTCTAATAGCCAAAGATTCGTACATTCAAAAAAATCAAGCACGAAAAACGGAAAATACCAAAGTAAAAAAGCAAAAAACTTTTTTAGATACAATTTTGGATAGCAATATTCAAGAGTCTGAGGAATCCTATTACGAAAAAAAACTGGAAGGGCTTAATCCTGAAGAAAGAAAAAAAGCTGTAGACGATATTTTGGCCGTCTTACAGGACGAGGTTTATTCCAGCGGGGCTAATCTGGCCGAGAACGTAAATGAGGAAACAATAAACAAATATAAAAAAGCAGTCAAAAGCTTTGTAAACTTTGCACTGCAACATTCACTTAATGTAAAAGCGATAACTTCAGGCGGTTTAAATCCGCTAAAACAGCGTAATTATGTAATAGTAAAAGTCATTGATGAAAAAATAGACAAACTAACACAGGAACTTTTATTTAATCAACTTGAAAAACTGCAAATCTTAGCTAAACTGGATGAAATAAAAGGTCTTTTAGTCAACTTGACTACATAGGCGGGGTAATAATGAATTATGACATTAACGAAAATATAGAAGATATCGAATCTCTTGAAGATAAAGATCAAAGACCTGTAAAAATGAGCTCAAATCCCAACGATTTTCCTCAACCCCTATATGAGCTTAATTTGGATTACTCAAAAGAAAGCTTTTATGCGACAGCTGATGAGCATCAAGAATTTAAAACAGGGGACTTTGTTCTTGTACCTACACGGTACGGTACTGATGCAGCTCGTTTCGGAGGTCCTGTCAAGGCTCCCATCAATGCCAACCCGGATGAGGTTGTAAAAATTATTCGAAAAATAAATGCTGAAGAAGAGATTATCCTAGAGAAAAACAATAAAAAAGAAAAAGAAGCCGCCAAGATTTTTAAAGAAAAGGTCGCCCTAAATAACTTGGAAATGAAGTTTATAGGCTGCCATTTTTTACTTGATGAACCTAAGGTATTGTTCTTTTTCAGTGCAGATACAAGGATTGATTTTAGAAAATTAGTCAAAGATCTTGTTTCCGTTTTTAAAATAAGAGTTGAGTTAAGGCAAATAGGAGTCCGAGACGAATCACGCATTATAGGAGGCCTCGGCTGCTGCGGACGACCCTATTGCTGTCATAACGTAACCGATAAACTTAAACCTGTTTCTATAAAAATGGCAAAGGAACAAAACCTATCGCTCAATTCATCAAAAATATCGGGACAGTGCGGAAGATTATTATGCTGCCTCTCTTACGAATATGATTGGTACGCAGAAGCTAGGAGATTAATGCCGCCTGAAGGCGCAAGATTCCCATATGACGGTACAACCTTTAAGATTACAGAGGTAAACCTTCTTACCCAAATGGTTTCCTTATTGGGAGAAGACGGACGAATCCTTTCTCTGCCATCAAAGCGTGTGGTCAATATCGGAGGAAAGTGGCAAGTAAGATAATCTATTTATCGATATCTTTTTCGGTTATACCAAGTTTTTTTAAATAGGCATAAAGCTTATCTGCCGTATGCTTGCTGATTGCATGTTCCATTTCGCAAGCGTCCTTATCTGCAATTTCATAATCTACATTAAGAACTTGAGTTAAAAAAGTTCTAAGTGCATTGTGCCTGGTGCGGACATCTTTTGCAATCGCTCTGCCTTTTTTTGTTAAAGTGATTGTTCCGTAAGGTTCTTGCTCTATATATCCATCCTCTTTTAGTCCTCCAAGCGATTTATTAACACTTGCCCGAGAAACATTCAATGCCCTTGCAACATCAATTGATCTTACCTGCTCATCAATCAAAGATAAGTCGTAAATCCGCTCAAGATAATCTTCTTTTGAAGAAGTAATGGTTCCTGTTACATGTATTCGTTTATTCATGTCTAACATTATACACTATTTCCTTTGACAAAACAAGGAGTTTTTTGTATCATATCAAAAGAATATTTGTTCTAACTTTATGTTTCGGCGGCAAGATAAAAATATGTTAAAATCAAAAAAAAATATACTGTTATTTATCTTTTTAATTTTTATAAATTTTCAATCTTTTTCTCACCCTCATATGTGGTTTACCAGCTCTCTTGAAGTCATTTTTGCAGGGAAAACCTTAAAAGGCGCCTACGTAACATGGACATTTGATAGATTTTTTAGTGCGGATATTATAAGCGGTTATGACTTAAACGGAGACGGTGTATTTAATGCAGCGGAAACGGCTGATGTATACGAAAATGCTTTTAGTTATACTGAAAACTATTACTATTTTACATTTATAAGACAGGGGGAAAAGCGTACAAGTCCTGAGCATATTGCAAAGGCATCTTTTTCCGTCTGGCAAAATAAGGGGATTGTAAGTTACCGCTTTTTTATAGATTTAAGCGGGTTTAAGGGGCAGGAAATATTTTTAGCCTGTTACGATTATACTTTCTTTTGTGATATTACCTATCCTAAAAATGCAGCAGTTAAATTCATATATGACAAGACTCTAATAACTCCCTCATATACCGTCATCGAAAATAAAAATTATCCCGTTTACTATGACCCTCTGGGAGCGATGGATGATAATAGAATATATTATAAGTGGGCACCCGGTCTTAATACCTATTATCCAAAAGAGGTAAGAATCAGGTTTTAAAACGCTTATGAAAAAAAAAGGTATTTTTGTTATTCTTTTTATTCTTAATCTCGCCCTATTGTCCGCAAATCCCTTTACGGGAAAAAAGAATTCACCGGCGCCCGTATATCAGGGTCAGCCTTCAGAAAACATTTTAAAAGGACAGCGTATTTTAAACCAAAAGTTGGGAGACTATATAAGCGCTTGGAAAGAAAATAAAAATTTTGATGTTTTATTGTCCATACTGGCCCTTTCATTTTTATACGGCTTGGTACATGCGGCAGGTCCGGGACACCGTAAAACGATTATATTCTCGTTTTACCTTACAAAAGAATCAAACCGCTTAGAACCGCTTTTTACAGGCCTTGCTTTAGCAGGAATGCATGGAGGAGCAGCCATAATCCTAATGCTGATTTTTAAAGGGCTTTCGGGAGCAATCCTCTCACGCTCAAATGACGCAATGATATACATGGAAGGAATCTCCTTTTTAATCTTAATAATCTTATCTCTTTACGGAATAATCGATGCAATAAAGGACATAAATACAAAAAAAGATTTAAACCATAAAAAGCTTAAACTTGGAGCACTTTTAATAAGCGGTATTTATCCCTGCCCTGCAGCCATGCTTGTATTGGTTTTAGCCGTAAGCCTCGATATTTTGGCTTTAGGTATCTTTGCAGCAATAGCTATGTCCATAGGTATGAGTATTCCGATAATAGCTTCGGGATATTTGGCTTGGGGCGGAAGAACGAGCATTTTCTACAAATTAAAGGGGAAAGAAAGGATTGTCGGTATAACCGGTTCTATCCTTCAAATCGGAGCTTACGGCTTTTTACTCTACATTTCGGTACGAACGGCCTTGCCTTTTATTCTAAGTTTGTTTAGAATGCTAAAATAGAATTTGTTTTGCGGGAGTTAATATGAAATTTATCAACTTTATGAGAATTTATCTGTTTGTCTTTTTTGTGATTTTTCTTACAAGCTGTTCAAGCGTACAAAAAGATTGGAAAACAGACGGAACCACTATCGAAAAGGATATAGCCCTATCAAAAAAACATGGGCTCATGCTTTTTAGTGCCTCCGATACGGATCCGCAAAGTAAGAACTTATTGGAAAATGTTTTTACGGACAGCTTATTTTCAAAAATAAACAAGGATTTTATTTTTTATAATATAGATATAGTAAAGGAAACCGGCTCGGCTGATTCGGTCCAATTGGAAAAAAACTATGTTCTTTTTTCCGATTATAATATTACCCAAGTTCCCTATCTTTGCTTGATGAATGAACATGGAGACGTTTACCATTCGGATCTGATTCCTGAACAAGTTAATAATTCCTCTTCATTTTTAGAGTATCTGAATAAGCTAAAAGAAAAAAGCGTAACGGTAGAAACTTTAAGAAAAAACATAAACGAAACGGACGGCCCTGAAAAAATAAAAGCAATAAACGCATTTTTTGATACAATTTATCTTATCGAACCTGAAAAATACCGAACTTTTTTTGATGAAGGAATAGCAAGCGACCCTTCAAATGAAAGCGGATTATTAGGTTCATTTATACTTGCAAGAATGGAGTTAAACATTGAACCCTTGTTTAAACAGCAAAAATATACGGAAATAATAGCTGAGTTAAAAAAGGTCTTAGAAACAGGTTTTTTAAACCCTGAAGAAGAGCAGCTTACCTTGTGCAATATAGCTTCATTTTATTCCCGCCTGCCGAATCCTCCGATTAAAACGGTAATAGAGCATCTTGAAGCAGCCTTAAAAAAAGCTCCTAATTCCTTTAGAGCTAAAACAATAAAAGAAGATATTGAATACTTAAAAGCTAAGAATTAAATGCTGATATCCACCAAACTTGAAACGGCTTCTTGTTTGGAGAAGGCTTTTGCTGTATAACTGTAATTCGGGTTTATAGATATCATCTCTTGACGTAAATCGGCCATTCGCGATTGCAAAAGCTCTCGGTTTTTTTGGTTTTGGTCCATAACTTGGGATTGAAGTTTATTAAGATCGGATTTAAGCCGTACAACCTCGGTATCGTCCTTGTCCGGCATACCTAAGCGGTACATTTCTTCTATAGGGTCTATTACCTTTTGAATTGTAAAAATATCCCCTATTATCGACTGCTCCAACTCCGTGTGATGCACAAGAGCATCTATATTTTCCTCGTGGATACTGCGTTCCTGAGTTTCAAGAACAACAAGATAATCACTGAATTTTTTTCTTTGTTCTTGTAAAAGGGCTTTAAATCTTTTGAGAACAGCCACCCTCTGATCAATTTCTTGACGGCTTAACGTTTTCTTCATAAGAATCCCCTTATCCGGCTATGTTTACACCTACGGAAACCTCAGACCTTTGAGGTACAGGCTGAGATTCAATAATTTGCTTCCATACGTCATATAATTCCTGCATCATAGAGCTTACATCCAACAAGGGTTTATAGTCTTTTTTTAGATTAGCAGTTAAAAGTTGTTGATTAAAATATGAATAAATTGAAAGAAGATTTGCAGCTATTTCTCCGCCTATATCCATATCTAAGGCTGCCATAAGCTCCGTTATAATCTCTTGAGCCTTAATTATGTGATTATTGATAGCTTCTATATCCTTTGCAGGAATTTTAGGCACTTGCATCTTTGAAATTGCCAGATTTATTTCCTTTATCCCCTCAGTATAAAGCATAAGAATAAGAGAACCCGGACTTGCCGTTTTAACACTTGTTTCTTTATAAGCTGCTGCAGCCTGACTATTATAACTCATACCCCCTCCAAAAATAAAAATAGGTATCTCCTAAATTTATCGGTATTTAAAATAAGGCCTTTAGAAAAAGCCTCTATTTCAATTTACCCTTTATCTTAAAACACAGATAAAAATACAAAAAGTTACATAAAAGCCGGCTTGTAAATATGATATAAATATT is a window from the Treponema denticola genome containing:
- a CDS encoding alpha-glucosidase gives rise to the protein MEWWNKRVFYQIYPRSFCDANDDGMGDIQGIISKLPYLKELGIGAIWLSPVTASSDYDNGYDVSDYCDINPKFGTMDDFKALLKEADKLDIKIVMDLIINHTSDQHRWFIESKNPESPYHNYYVWKEPRLVKGKKLPPNNWDSLFLGSAWKYCEENGLYYLHLFTENQPDLNYNNPAVIEEVKKILKFWLDMGVAGFRCDVINCIYKTSYEDAKKRRIKTGKEFYLSQKGCHDILKELNRDVLKPYNAFTVGETMDVSLEEAKDFIQDELTLVFPFEHHTGVDCWFQIPVFKRKYKPFRMIKILKKWQTKMPWTPLFFENHDQVRSVSRFGDEGKYYKESVKMLATVLLTQKGTPFIYQGQEIGLTNTDFKSMDEIDDIATKNIYDTLRRLKFGKKRAFKMTMNYARDHARTPIPWDDSENGGFCTVKPWLRLNEKYKEINVKKNLSEPDSCFNYYKKLIALRNEEEALQSGDIEFVDLGKDIFAYYRKKDDKTFFIVSNMSGKVQKIREEVRGLPILFNYRNFNPQQKILRPFESVITRI
- a CDS encoding phenylalanine--tRNA ligase subunit alpha, whose translation is MDIKSIIKNLHPLEIKVLKNFKIGEYLDNKKLELKLSYKEGHANQVFSWLKMKGLIKETDRKKHIFFELTNIGTDFAERGTPEQRILQLLKEKGELKLPEIAEALNLENKDVGSAFGVLSKEGAVKMNEEKKASFVQEPQSKRFKIITELLKKGLKTAGHIIAEEDLDDEEREIINSIAKKRGAADSPYKIVERDSVVYGFTDDVPSIQKELEAEGITGDETGQLTAESLKTGSWKNQTFRSYNINLPPARIISGRTNPYCDFLEGVKDKLVGLGFEEFDGPLVETDFWNSDALFMPQFHAARDIHDVYYIKNPTHAKSIEEPFLSRVAEVHETGGNTGSRGWNYSFDRNFTKRLLLRSQGTVLSAHQLAKAKIPGKYFGIARCFRYDKVDATHLSDFYQTEGIVLGNEVNLKTLLGILKMFAVEIAGATEVKYVGGYFPFTEPSIEVHIKHPVLGWFELGGSGILRPEVSRTMGVDVPVLAWGIGIDRMALMALGLNDLRELFSSDIEGVRLRK
- a CDS encoding M23 family metallopeptidase, with product MSRTRTYKRAENNLVRYFNELFKAFCTSVSKGVMKFINGGRKKLTVMVVPHSQKRVVNFQASIFSIVFVSVLLVGILASFFWFAAESVASARKLANLKEETRKTQASLNVLKNETNDLLKNAKNFQSTLSSTLTSLGLQSIMETGAENDDSSDLSLLFNVQEQAQGTAREVSELKKLSAYLQDTIQPVQEMAKLMDTQTALFSDIPSLWPIKGGIGHITMAFGQNRHPFTGQWYIHTGIDLATGRSGDPIMATADGQVITVETDSGWGNYIIIKHKHGFFTRYAHLSSFRVTRGQHVQKGQVIGYIGNTGISTGPHLHYEVHIGSDVVDPMKYLNIKNTGRKK
- a CDS encoding bactofilin family protein: MADFIDDISINTIIGPGSFVNGSLSVPGFLRVDGDINGDIKTPGRVIIAENARVRGNIHAKSITIGGMVQGDVIAPESVVVLSTGLILGSVLTKKIRLDDDVFLHGYCFAVDNQAEFEKAEKEYKNRQGLAASALVHSR
- a CDS encoding YaaR family protein, with product MGNSVDTSNYVSALNTAAPLIAKDSYIQKNQARKTENTKVKKQKTFLDTILDSNIQESEESYYEKKLEGLNPEERKKAVDDILAVLQDEVYSSGANLAENVNEETINKYKKAVKSFVNFALQHSLNVKAITSGGLNPLKQRNYVIVKVIDEKIDKLTQELLFNQLEKLQILAKLDEIKGLLVNLTT
- a CDS encoding PSP1 domain-containing protein, with translation MNYDINENIEDIESLEDKDQRPVKMSSNPNDFPQPLYELNLDYSKESFYATADEHQEFKTGDFVLVPTRYGTDAARFGGPVKAPINANPDEVVKIIRKINAEEEIILEKNNKKEKEAAKIFKEKVALNNLEMKFIGCHFLLDEPKVLFFFSADTRIDFRKLVKDLVSVFKIRVELRQIGVRDESRIIGGLGCCGRPYCCHNVTDKLKPVSIKMAKEQNLSLNSSKISGQCGRLLCCLSYEYDWYAEARRLMPPEGARFPYDGTTFKITEVNLLTQMVSLLGEDGRILSLPSKRVVNIGGKWQVR
- a CDS encoding metal-dependent transcriptional regulator, translated to MNKRIHVTGTITSSKEDYLERIYDLSLIDEQVRSIDVARALNVSRASVNKSLGGLKEDGYIEQEPYGTITLTKKGRAIAKDVRTRHNALRTFLTQVLNVDYEIADKDACEMEHAISKHTADKLYAYLKKLGITEKDIDK
- a CDS encoding DUF1007 family protein, producing the protein MLKSKKNILLFIFLIFINFQSFSHPHMWFTSSLEVIFAGKTLKGAYVTWTFDRFFSADIISGYDLNGDGVFNAAETADVYENAFSYTENYYYFTFIRQGEKRTSPEHIAKASFSVWQNKGIVSYRFFIDLSGFKGQEIFLACYDYTFFCDITYPKNAAVKFIYDKTLITPSYTVIENKNYPVYYDPLGAMDDNRIYYKWAPGLNTYYPKEVRIRF
- a CDS encoding nickel/cobalt transporter, producing the protein MKKKGIFVILFILNLALLSANPFTGKKNSPAPVYQGQPSENILKGQRILNQKLGDYISAWKENKNFDVLLSILALSFLYGLVHAAGPGHRKTIIFSFYLTKESNRLEPLFTGLALAGMHGGAAIILMLIFKGLSGAILSRSNDAMIYMEGISFLILIILSLYGIIDAIKDINTKKDLNHKKLKLGALLISGIYPCPAAMLVLVLAVSLDILALGIFAAIAMSIGMSIPIIASGYLAWGGRTSIFYKLKGKERIVGITGSILQIGAYGFLLYISVRTALPFILSLFRMLK
- the fliS gene encoding flagellar export chaperone FliS → MSYNSQAAAAYKETSVKTASPGSLILMLYTEGIKEINLAISKMQVPKIPAKDIEAINNHIIKAQEIITELMAALDMDIGGEIAANLLSIYSYFNQQLLTANLKKDYKPLLDVSSMMQELYDVWKQIIESQPVPQRSEVSVGVNIAG